In Chitinophaga nivalis, a single genomic region encodes these proteins:
- a CDS encoding SelT/SelW/SelH family protein codes for MKPVITIAYCPKCGWLLRAAYMAQELLTTFADDLGGVTLRPAEVAGTYIIYLEETILFDRKEQGHFPEIKALKQLVRDQVNPGKNLGHSDRT; via the coding sequence ATGAAACCAGTCATCACCATTGCCTATTGTCCAAAATGCGGCTGGTTGCTGCGTGCTGCCTACATGGCGCAGGAACTGCTGACCACCTTTGCCGACGACCTGGGCGGCGTTACGTTGCGTCCTGCTGAAGTAGCAGGTACCTATATTATCTACCTGGAAGAAACCATCCTGTTCGACCGCAAGGAGCAAGGCCATTTCCCGGAAATAAAAGCACTGAAACAGTTGGTACGCGACCAGGTAAATCCCGGCAAAAACCTGGGACATTCCGACCGTACCTGA